From Petrotoga miotherma DSM 10691, one genomic window encodes:
- a CDS encoding PIG-L deacetylase family protein: MVDALFIGAHPDDYEAFAGGTILRLKNEGKSCGGIILTDGSAGKNNDVNVRKSEAERAAKSLKLDYFEMIGMKDGYLDEIDNLAALIANLIRKYRPKILFTHYFEDKHPDHKAIGESTIAALFLARTKRDDLENEPYNCSNVLMFISDITKIPQSKFLVDITDFLEDKIKVLRLYESQTEVLQPIPLMNKYIAADVLEGRNKAVEVFYPFILTFDEYI, translated from the coding sequence ATGGTGGATGCACTTTTCATAGGGGCTCACCCTGATGATTATGAGGCTTTTGCAGGAGGAACAATACTTCGATTGAAAAACGAAGGGAAGAGTTGTGGGGGAATAATCTTAACCGATGGCTCCGCAGGGAAGAACAACGATGTCAACGTAAGAAAATCGGAGGCAGAACGTGCTGCAAAATCTTTGAAACTTGATTATTTTGAAATGATAGGAATGAAAGACGGATATTTAGATGAAATTGATAATTTAGCCGCATTAATAGCAAATCTTATACGTAAGTATAGGCCCAAAATCCTTTTCACACATTATTTCGAAGATAAGCACCCCGATCATAAGGCAATTGGAGAAAGTACTATAGCTGCCTTATTTTTAGCTAGAACGAAAAGAGATGATTTAGAAAATGAACCCTACAATTGTTCCAACGTTCTTATGTTCATTTCTGATATCACAAAGATTCCTCAATCTAAATTCCTTGTAGATATTACTGATTTTTTGGAAGATAAAATCAAGGTTTTAAGATTATACGAATCTCAAACGGAAGTCTTACAGCCCATACCTTTGATGAACAAATATATAGCAGCCGATGTTTTAGAGGGAAGAAACAAAGCCGTAGAAGTATTTTATCCTTTTATACTAACTTTTGATGAATATATATGA
- a CDS encoding carbohydrate ABC transporter permease produces MVSKVGGSLTHHFLEKEKLALNIFLIPSIVIILIFNIFPAFYSFVLTFFEWNGFSPTKEFIAFDNYISALKDPELRNSIVVTLIYSVFVTFASMLLGVLIALTLNKDLKGKSIFRLIYFIPVITPSVASGVTWKYLFDPYNGVINNLLGYFNIVGPLWLNDPSWALFSVSTVGVWKRTGFCMVIYLAALQDISKSYLEAAQMDGANEWQIFRYIKFPLLTPTSLFLIITGLIESFQVFDLVYTMTYGGPIGATDVLGFLLYRHAFKYFNLGYASVVSVLMFIILFVLSMAQWKYTGGGRKVD; encoded by the coding sequence ATGGTTTCAAAAGTAGGTGGGTCTCTGACCCACCATTTTTTAGAAAAAGAAAAACTAGCTCTAAATATATTTCTCATACCTTCTATTGTAATCATCCTAATTTTCAATATATTTCCAGCTTTTTACTCATTTGTTTTAACTTTCTTCGAGTGGAATGGTTTTAGCCCAACTAAAGAATTCATCGCTTTCGACAACTATATTTCTGCATTAAAAGACCCTGAGTTAAGAAATTCAATAGTAGTTACCCTCATATATTCAGTATTTGTAACTTTTGCTTCGATGCTTTTGGGAGTTCTAATTGCCCTAACTTTAAATAAGGATTTAAAAGGGAAATCTATATTCAGATTAATTTATTTTATCCCCGTCATTACCCCAAGCGTAGCCTCAGGAGTCACCTGGAAATATTTGTTTGATCCATATAATGGAGTGATAAATAATTTGCTTGGATATTTTAATATTGTCGGTCCTCTATGGTTAAACGATCCTTCTTGGGCTCTTTTCTCAGTGTCTACTGTTGGAGTTTGGAAAAGGACAGGATTTTGTATGGTAATTTATTTAGCAGCTTTACAAGATATCTCAAAAAGTTATTTAGAGGCGGCACAAATGGATGGAGCTAATGAATGGCAGATATTTAGATACATTAAATTTCCTTTGCTAACTCCCACATCACTTTTCTTGATTATAACAGGTTTAATTGAGTCGTTTCAGGTTTTTGATTTAGTGTATACTATGACGTATGGCGGGCCCATAGGAGCTACCGATGTTCTTGGATTTTTACTATATAGACATGCATTTAAGTATTTCAATTTAGGTTATGCTTCTGTAGTTTCTGTGTTGATGTTTATTATTCTATTTGTATTATCTATGGCACAGTGGAAATATACGGGAGGAGGTAGGAAAGTTGATTAA
- a CDS encoding SDR family oxidoreductase, which yields MSKVEDYFNVEGKVIAITGGAGVLCSEMARSLGEAGGKIAVLDLSEKAMAMLSNELTEKGVEHITIKTNVLQKNDLVRAKDEILKTFGKIDILINGAGGNKPEATTSKDKSFFELPEDAVQWVFNLNFLGTFLASQVFGEYFAEKGYGEIINISSMNAFRPLTNIPAYSAAKAAVSNFTQWLAVHMNHNYSKKIRVNAIAPGFLLTNQNRFLLTNEDGSLTQRGNQILDHTPMGRFGEPKDLISTVMWLISDSSEFVNGVVVPIDGGFAAYSGV from the coding sequence GTGAGTAAAGTCGAAGATTATTTTAACGTGGAAGGTAAAGTAATAGCGATAACGGGTGGAGCCGGTGTTTTATGCTCTGAAATGGCTAGGTCCTTGGGAGAAGCAGGTGGGAAGATTGCTGTACTTGATCTATCGGAAAAAGCTATGGCTATGTTAAGCAATGAATTAACAGAGAAAGGTGTTGAACACATAACGATTAAAACTAACGTCTTGCAAAAAAATGATTTAGTAAGAGCGAAAGATGAAATTCTCAAAACATTTGGTAAAATAGATATACTGATAAATGGGGCAGGTGGCAATAAACCTGAAGCAACAACAAGTAAAGATAAATCTTTTTTTGAACTCCCAGAAGATGCAGTACAGTGGGTTTTTAACTTGAACTTCTTGGGAACATTTTTGGCAAGTCAAGTGTTTGGAGAATATTTTGCAGAAAAAGGTTATGGAGAGATAATAAATATCTCATCGATGAACGCATTTAGGCCCTTGACAAACATCCCTGCTTATTCTGCAGCTAAAGCAGCTGTAAGTAATTTTACACAATGGTTAGCGGTTCATATGAACCACAACTACTCGAAAAAAATAAGGGTCAATGCAATAGCCCCAGGATTTCTCTTAACTAATCAGAATCGATTCTTGTTGACCAATGAAGACGGGAGTTTAACTCAAAGGGGAAATCAAATATTGGATCATACACCTATGGGAAGATTTGGAGAACCTAAAGATCTAATTTCTACAGTGATGTGGTTGATAAGTGATAGTTCTGAGTTTGTTAACGGTGTTGTTGTTCCAATAGATGGAGGTTTCGCCGCTTATAGTGGTGTATAA
- a CDS encoding carbohydrate ABC transporter permease: MIKKNLSVKKIIQYFFLILGAFISVMPFMWLVTTSLKPPGKIFSAPLLIPTNFYLKNYIEAWQSVPFARYILNSTIMSSGIVFFQTLFSAMAGYAFARLKFKFRDALFIIFLITMMIPEPVKIIPNFLIIKNLGWYDTYRALIVPRAVSVFAIFLFRQFFLSIPSSLEEAARIEGAGLFRIFFQIILPISKPVIVTNILFSFLFSWNDFLWPLIVTDSEKMRTIQVGLSYFQGRYGIRWELLSAATIFAILPSLIVFLIAQKYFIEGISTSGLKE, encoded by the coding sequence TTGATTAAGAAAAATTTAAGTGTCAAAAAAATAATTCAATATTTTTTTCTTATATTAGGAGCTTTTATCAGTGTAATGCCTTTCATGTGGCTGGTAACAACTTCTTTGAAACCTCCAGGGAAAATATTTTCAGCACCCTTATTAATTCCTACAAATTTTTATCTTAAAAATTACATTGAAGCATGGCAATCAGTCCCCTTTGCTAGATATATCTTGAATAGTACGATAATGTCTAGTGGAATTGTTTTCTTTCAAACTCTATTTTCAGCAATGGCAGGTTATGCATTTGCTAGATTAAAATTTAAATTTAGGGATGCGTTATTCATAATTTTTCTAATAACAATGATGATACCTGAGCCTGTTAAAATAATCCCAAATTTTTTGATAATAAAAAATTTGGGATGGTATGATACTTACAGGGCTCTTATCGTCCCTCGTGCGGTTAGTGTTTTTGCAATATTTCTTTTTAGACAATTTTTCCTTTCTATCCCATCCAGTTTAGAAGAAGCTGCAAGGATAGAGGGAGCGGGATTGTTCAGAATATTTTTTCAAATAATATTACCAATATCAAAACCTGTAATAGTAACGAATATTTTATTTTCTTTTTTATTTTCATGGAATGATTTTTTATGGCCTTTGATTGTTACTGATTCCGAGAAAATGAGAACTATTCAAGTAGGGTTGTCGTATTTTCAAGGTAGATATGGAATAAGATGGGAACTTTTATCAGCAGCGACTATTTTTGCTATCTTACCATCTTTAATAGTTTTTCTAATAGCACAAAAGTATTTCATTGAGGGAATATCCACCTCTGGATTAAAGGAGTGA
- a CDS encoding glycoside hydrolase family 13 protein, translating to MKDSDLILYEIFPDRFFRVGTYAKKYKKWEDLPNRNSHFGGNLRGIKEKIPYLKELGINCLYLTPIFKAKRPHKYDTENYLEIDPNFGNMNDFDELLQSLHEQNIRLILDGVFLHTGDQFWAFKEAEKKDGESPYWQWYFFHGYPVKRLPKPNYENSGIYYLPRLNHNNEEVIDYLKQVVSYWTLKGIDGWRFDMPWHIGPVFWNEIVGVAKNINPNIILIGEYWNNPSEILGDYPFHGVMDYIFRNEVIKLLKRKINPIDFAEKLKYKTNSKFNRCWNMLGSHDTSRIRGVLKSDAKVKIAFTLAFTFPGNPIIYYGDEIGMFGGKDPDCRRTFVWDEKRWDLPIYEHIKNMINFRRTFNKIQNFNFVKLDNNDISYLIENDDRSYLINIDLKKFQSTIKRV from the coding sequence GTGAAAGATAGCGATTTAATTCTATATGAAATTTTTCCTGATCGTTTTTTTAGGGTTGGAACCTATGCAAAAAAATACAAAAAATGGGAAGACTTACCTAATAGAAACAGTCATTTTGGAGGAAATTTGAGAGGAATCAAAGAGAAAATACCCTATTTGAAAGAACTTGGTATAAACTGCTTATATTTAACACCGATTTTTAAGGCTAAAAGACCTCACAAATATGATACTGAAAATTATTTGGAAATTGATCCAAATTTCGGAAATATGAATGATTTTGATGAGTTACTACAAAGTTTACACGAGCAAAATATTAGATTAATCCTTGATGGAGTTTTCCTTCATACAGGTGATCAATTTTGGGCTTTTAAAGAAGCTGAAAAAAAAGATGGAGAATCACCGTATTGGCAATGGTACTTTTTCCATGGATACCCTGTAAAAAGACTTCCTAAACCTAATTATGAAAACTCTGGAATATATTACCTTCCTAGACTGAATCATAATAATGAGGAAGTAATTGATTATTTGAAGCAAGTAGTGAGCTATTGGACTCTAAAAGGAATAGACGGTTGGAGATTTGACATGCCATGGCATATAGGACCAGTTTTCTGGAATGAAATAGTCGGTGTGGCAAAGAATATTAACCCTAATATTATATTAATAGGAGAGTATTGGAATAATCCATCAGAAATACTCGGAGATTATCCTTTTCATGGCGTTATGGATTATATTTTTAGAAACGAAGTGATAAAATTACTCAAAAGAAAAATAAATCCTATTGATTTCGCTGAAAAACTTAAGTATAAAACGAATAGCAAATTTAATCGATGTTGGAATATGTTGGGAAGCCATGATACCAGCAGAATTAGGGGAGTCCTGAAAAGTGATGCAAAAGTTAAAATTGCATTCACCCTTGCATTTACTTTTCCAGGGAACCCGATTATATATTATGGTGATGAAATTGGAATGTTTGGGGGTAAAGATCCGGATTGTAGAAGAACATTTGTCTGGGATGAAAAAAGGTGGGATTTACCAATATACGAACATATCAAGAATATGATAAACTTTAGAAGAACTTTTAACAAGATTCAGAACTTCAATTTTGTAAAATTGGATAACAACGACATAAGTTACTTAATTGAAAACGATGATAGATCATATTTAATAAATATTGATTTAAAGAAATTTCAATCTACAATAAAAAGAGTTTAG
- a CDS encoding LacI family DNA-binding transcriptional regulator → MSRITIKDVAKKAKVSVGTVSRIINGEKNVTKENLQKVSKAIEELGYVPNTYARGLVSGKTKSISIIVPMIRTDFYDRLINSVDKTLLRKGYESSIFPLLSEYRLKKFLEKSSILYHSDGILMSSLPVNKLFKEGKVPTDKPVILLDMESEYYDCVYIDNYEIGKIAAKILIEKTDNILVFTFIEPENIFTSGVFERRVKGFENILNQNSIHFSKKNIFHSELNLHYALNEALSVLKKVQKFPVGFFATTDLFGYGIILAAKNLGMEVGKDVFIVGVDGQPWTEDIGLTTIKQPIEEMSDLATNILLDRIYSKYSVSSRKSIKFDPIVVRRTSA, encoded by the coding sequence ATGTCAAGAATAACAATAAAAGATGTGGCTAAAAAAGCTAAAGTATCAGTTGGAACCGTTTCAAGAATAATAAACGGTGAAAAAAATGTTACCAAAGAAAATTTACAGAAAGTGTCGAAAGCTATTGAAGAACTAGGTTATGTCCCAAACACTTATGCCAGAGGTTTAGTTTCTGGTAAAACTAAATCAATATCCATAATAGTACCTATGATTCGTACGGACTTTTATGATAGATTAATTAATTCTGTTGACAAAACACTTCTTAGAAAAGGTTATGAAAGTTCAATATTTCCTCTGTTGTCTGAATATAGATTAAAAAAATTTTTAGAGAAAAGTTCTATTCTTTATCATTCGGATGGTATATTAATGTCCTCATTGCCTGTGAATAAATTATTTAAAGAGGGGAAAGTCCCAACCGATAAGCCGGTTATTTTATTGGATATGGAATCAGAATATTATGATTGCGTATACATTGACAATTATGAGATAGGTAAAATCGCTGCAAAAATACTTATTGAAAAAACCGATAACATACTAGTTTTCACCTTTATTGAGCCTGAAAACATTTTTACTTCCGGTGTGTTTGAAAGAAGGGTTAAAGGTTTTGAGAATATTTTAAATCAAAACAGTATCCATTTTTCGAAAAAAAATATTTTTCACAGTGAATTAAATCTACATTATGCTTTAAATGAGGCTTTATCTGTACTAAAAAAAGTTCAGAAATTTCCAGTAGGTTTTTTTGCAACAACTGATTTGTTTGGTTATGGAATCATTTTAGCAGCAAAAAATTTAGGTATGGAGGTCGGGAAAGATGTATTCATAGTAGGTGTAGATGGACAACCGTGGACCGAAGATATTGGATTAACCACTATAAAACAACCAATTGAAGAGATGAGTGACTTAGCAACCAACATTCTTTTAGACAGGATTTATTCAAAATATTCGGTATCTAGCAGGAAATCTATAAAGTTTGACCCAATAGTGGTTAGAAGAACTTCTGCGTAG
- a CDS encoding ABC transporter substrate-binding protein, whose translation MKKIFLWMVIVFVSVFMFGKTELVFWHYWDGENGKKLETLVEKFNSEHPEIEVQPVFIPGSDLLIKIQTSILSGQTPDFAISDIIGVPLILDTGKVVDLMPFVEKDNYDLNDFYESTLVYGRRGESLYSIPVSSSNLGLFWNKNLFKEAGLDPETPPKTWEELIEFSEIIKEKTGKFGYELFLDGGEGTTWQWQIFLWQAGGEFLDPISNYRKSAFNSESGVKALQFWVDLTNKYKTSPIAPWGLFGRGEAAMVMDGSWMTQFFPMQVDFELGSAIFPYPEDGKPATNMGGEQIFIFEGPKAKVEASWEFIKWFTSTEIQIDWDKATGFIPVKKSVAESENYNAYIKNTNMLLLPFIEVQQYAHARPPIKEYSQVSDIVSSAILSAIYKKSTPQQALDQAAKQVDLLLSKE comes from the coding sequence ATGAAAAAAATATTTTTGTGGATGGTAATAGTGTTTGTCAGTGTTTTTATGTTCGGTAAAACTGAGTTAGTTTTTTGGCATTATTGGGATGGTGAAAATGGCAAAAAGCTTGAAACATTGGTGGAAAAATTTAATTCTGAGCATCCTGAAATAGAAGTTCAGCCTGTATTTATACCTGGATCGGATTTGTTAATTAAGATTCAGACTTCTATTCTTTCGGGGCAAACACCAGATTTTGCCATTTCAGATATTATTGGAGTTCCTTTGATTTTGGATACTGGTAAAGTTGTTGATCTCATGCCTTTTGTTGAGAAAGATAATTATGACCTAAATGATTTTTATGAAAGCACCTTAGTTTATGGAAGACGTGGAGAGAGTTTATACAGCATTCCAGTGAGTTCAAGTAATCTTGGATTGTTCTGGAACAAAAATTTATTTAAGGAAGCAGGGTTGGATCCAGAAACACCACCAAAAACATGGGAAGAATTAATAGAATTTAGCGAGATAATAAAAGAAAAAACAGGTAAATTTGGTTACGAACTTTTTTTAGATGGAGGAGAAGGGACAACGTGGCAATGGCAAATATTTTTATGGCAAGCAGGTGGAGAGTTTCTTGATCCTATTTCGAATTATAGAAAATCAGCTTTTAATTCAGAGTCAGGAGTAAAAGCACTCCAGTTTTGGGTAGATTTAACAAATAAATACAAAACTTCTCCTATAGCTCCTTGGGGTTTATTTGGCAGAGGTGAAGCTGCGATGGTTATGGATGGGTCCTGGATGACTCAATTTTTCCCCATGCAAGTAGATTTTGAGTTGGGAAGCGCTATTTTCCCATATCCAGAAGATGGAAAACCGGCAACCAATATGGGTGGTGAACAGATATTTATTTTTGAAGGGCCCAAAGCAAAAGTTGAGGCATCATGGGAATTTATCAAATGGTTTACAAGTACTGAAATCCAGATTGATTGGGATAAAGCAACAGGTTTCATACCAGTCAAAAAGTCTGTTGCGGAAAGTGAAAATTACAACGCTTATATAAAAAATACAAATATGCTCCTACTACCATTTATCGAAGTTCAACAGTATGCCCACGCTAGACCTCCAATAAAGGAGTATTCACAAGTCTCTGATATAGTATCAAGCGCTATACTAAGTGCAATTTATAAAAAGAGTACACCCCAACAAGCTCTTGATCAAGCAGCAAAGCAAGTTGACCTTCTATTGAGTAAGGAGTGA
- a CDS encoding amylo-alpha-1,6-glucosidase, with product MYYKIEEDGSLTYFQIFPKEYIISNRSSTMLLKNCMPFSVFSNKYGTVISKIRFNFYPNQRARFWPDGMSANNGLTKMTVMSDPSAYSFLIKFKNVKNLVFSFTPVFKKEFKLPFFDKIEIPISYQQEVENKCLTFADDFKIIIKKGEIKDLIKGEKVAFVLRADENNEIEIIIGKEEKNLEEKNTEYLRYLNSLTQNKDLSELEKSEFLFTMHTAFSSIKDYDGNLALAAGVNYSFPNRTYFRDSFWTIQPIMKVDPNFAKNQILFLSEGVHEDGSCPSGVMKLGEEELAFIRSKKIMLPEKAKEFYKYEKDWWSNHHDSGGYYIILLSDYINNTGDLSILKERFPDGTVLDKIGNILKRYISLDTDNDLLFEKPFDSNDWADNVYRNGAVTYDLAIQIKAFEEASLIYDLIGDKKIAENTREKYQKMKHNFNKKMWNEGKGYFNDFIGDYLEDHLNIDTILALLFNIVDEDKKRKTLNAMERMLETKNNKKQKFEDWGVMSVWPFFKSKKHLFSKSVFPYRYHNGSDWPYLSSIYALVKKREGMDYKYPLTRWWEYSLEKRWINPVEYYSPIYARGSLNQGWSSMAATLFL from the coding sequence ATGTATTATAAGATTGAAGAAGATGGAAGTTTAACTTATTTTCAAATATTTCCGAAAGAGTACATAATAAGTAACAGATCTTCCACGATGTTGTTGAAAAATTGTATGCCTTTTTCTGTTTTTTCCAACAAGTATGGAACGGTAATCTCAAAAATAAGATTCAACTTTTACCCAAATCAAAGGGCGAGATTTTGGCCTGATGGTATGTCAGCTAATAATGGCTTAACAAAAATGACTGTTATGAGCGATCCATCTGCTTATTCTTTCCTTATTAAATTTAAAAATGTAAAAAATTTAGTGTTCTCATTCACACCTGTTTTTAAAAAAGAATTCAAATTACCTTTTTTTGATAAGATAGAAATTCCTATAAGTTACCAACAGGAAGTAGAAAATAAGTGTTTGACATTTGCTGATGACTTTAAAATTATCATTAAAAAGGGTGAGATAAAAGATCTAATAAAAGGTGAAAAAGTAGCCTTCGTGTTGAGAGCTGATGAGAATAACGAAATAGAGATTATTATTGGGAAAGAAGAAAAAAATTTAGAAGAAAAGAACACAGAATATCTTCGGTATCTAAACAGTTTAACACAAAACAAAGACTTAAGTGAGTTAGAAAAATCAGAGTTCTTATTTACAATGCACACTGCTTTTTCCTCTATAAAAGATTATGATGGGAACCTAGCTTTAGCAGCAGGGGTTAATTATTCTTTCCCGAATAGGACATATTTTAGAGATAGTTTTTGGACTATCCAGCCAATAATGAAAGTGGATCCAAATTTTGCTAAAAACCAAATTTTATTTTTGTCCGAAGGTGTTCACGAAGATGGTAGCTGCCCAAGCGGAGTTATGAAATTAGGTGAAGAAGAATTGGCTTTTATTAGAAGCAAAAAAATTATGTTACCTGAAAAGGCAAAAGAATTTTATAAATACGAAAAAGATTGGTGGTCAAACCATCATGACTCTGGAGGATATTACATAATACTTTTGTCTGATTATATTAATAATACAGGAGACTTGAGTATTTTAAAAGAACGATTTCCAGATGGCACTGTATTGGATAAGATTGGTAATATTCTTAAAAGGTATATTAGTTTAGATACTGATAATGATTTATTATTTGAAAAGCCTTTTGATTCAAACGATTGGGCGGATAATGTGTACAGAAATGGAGCTGTTACATACGATTTGGCGATTCAGATAAAAGCCTTCGAGGAAGCTTCTTTAATATATGATTTAATTGGTGATAAAAAGATTGCTGAAAATACAAGAGAAAAATATCAAAAAATGAAACACAATTTCAACAAAAAGATGTGGAACGAGGGAAAAGGTTATTTTAATGATTTTATTGGAGACTATTTGGAAGATCACTTGAATATAGATACGATATTGGCTTTGCTTTTTAATATAGTAGATGAAGATAAAAAAAGAAAAACTTTAAACGCTATGGAGAGAATGCTTGAAACAAAGAATAACAAAAAGCAAAAGTTTGAAGATTGGGGGGTTATGTCTGTTTGGCCATTTTTCAAATCAAAAAAGCACCTTTTCAGTAAAAGTGTGTTTCCGTACAGGTACCACAACGGAAGTGATTGGCCTTATTTGTCCTCTATATATGCCCTGGTTAAGAAGAGAGAAGGTATGGATTATAAATATCCTTTAACTAGATGGTGGGAATACTCTTTGGAAAAAAGATGGATAAACCCTGTAGAATACTATAGCCCAATCTATGCTCGAGGATCACTCAACCAAGGATGGTCTTCCATGGCTGCAACATTATTTCTTTGA